A single window of Scylla paramamosain isolate STU-SP2022 chromosome 27, ASM3559412v1, whole genome shotgun sequence DNA harbors:
- the LOC135114071 gene encoding serine/threonine-protein kinase fused-like, whose translation MEKYKVLEAIGQGSFGRVFRGKCLLRGQVVALKFIPKRNKVERELKSLRRECEIQRGLAHPNIVRMIDSFETENEVVAVSEYVPGQLFQLLESNGPLREERVQQIACNLVSAIYYLHSHRILHRDIKPQNILLSSTGEAKLCDFGFSRKMGINTYVLTSVKGTPLYMAPELIEEKPYDHNADLWSLGCILYELLLGKPPFCTTSIVQLIKMVRTEPVIWPGGWSKDCSTFLHGLLEKDPSKRLTWPALLEHPWVHEGVVFVQHSLNIMPLTNPLTVSQQQVKEQQCKELVERAAGQSRVAGQSNIRKVVSISKEEVSPQRPELSTLPADKAVDDVPVPPAPVSFPNQNERKKSIGIPQIDGETLKKLQAVHLQTGSCQEDQGSRSPSPYQQRYRGREKMIQVHLSSSTDASVQSLKQCVHTVEADVHINASSKESVPATGQDYEPDVRSAIGASVRKLSRVSQEPGFKEEDVKDFQTYGPVPLEDRKDSMVNYLANSVDSSRRGSRPSNTVLELMQDGRPSLPNINEESYTPFTQERVLTVMSGKTSSAAVFTLHSFNSEDTPIETEEWCQFIDKSLADVLDGNCSIFLEQTELSMFVSPLRNQTCSLPVINKLTTLLLLPLTMDDMKNNKESVIKVYLECKLVPNLVYCCKLISRVENYKLKRTVEFDKDQIDTMGNITALMCHLVYLEKDFLFQFCDCVCVLNAFNVMKKILSLDNVLPSLVADMLAILNHILRKTPENQTVVGKILGTDTTVLLLLGTLITHRVPVVRARLCTLIGYLAKCCPQVAKLFEGQHKLICDLINLESDLVPQVRKAASFAVSCLQSFTELIPDDSCS comes from the coding sequence ATGGAGAAGTACAAGGTGCTGGAGGCAATAGGACAAGGTTCATTTGGAAGAGTGTTCCGAGGAAAATGCCTCCTTAGGGGGCAAGTTGTAGCTCTGAAGTTTATTCCAAAGAGaaataaagtagaaagagaattaaaaagTCTCCGGCGAGAATGTGAAATTCAAAGAGGTCTGGCACATCCAAATATTGTTCGTATGATTGACTCGTTTGAGACAGAAAATGAAGTTGTGGCTGTTAGTGAGTATGTGCCTGGCCaactttttcaacttttagagTCTAATGGTCCattaagagaggaaagagttcAACAGATTGCATGCAACTTAGTTTCAGCAATTTATTATTTGCATTCTCATAGAATTCTCCATAGAGACATTAAGCCCCAAAACATTTTGCTCTCATCAACTGGTGAAGCAAAACTCTGTGACTTTGGATTCTCCAGAAAAATGGGCATCAATACCTATGTATTGACATCTGTAAAAGGCACTCCATTATATATGGCACCTGAATTAATTGAGGAGAAACCTTATGATCACAATGCAGATTTGTGGTCCCTTGGGTGCATCCTTTATGAACTACTTCTTGGAAAGCCACCCTTTTGTACCACTTCTATAGTTCAGCTAATCAAAATGGTGAGAACTGAACCAGTCATATGGCCGGGAGGATGGAGCAAGGATTGTTCCACTTTTTTACATGGACTCCTTGAGAAAGATCCAAGCAAAAGGCTCACATGGCCAGCTTTACTTGAGCATCCTTGGGTTCATGAGGGAGTAGTGTTTGTTCAACATTCTCTGAATATAATGCCTCTCACTAATCCTTTGACAGTGTCTCAACAGCAGGTAAAAGAACAACAATGTAAAGAATTAGTAGAAAGAGCTGCTGGACAGTCAAGAGTGGCTGGTCAGTCTAACATTAGAAAAGTTGTCTCTATATCAAAAGAAGAAGTTTCACCACAGAGACCTGAATTGTCAACTTTGCCAGCTGATAAAGCAGTGGATGATGTACCTGTACCTCCTGCACCTGTAAGCTTTCCTAaccagaatgagagaaagaaaagcatagGAATTCCTCAAATAGATGGTGAAACCTTAAAAAAGTTACAAGCAGTTCATCTCCAAACTGGCTCATGTCAAGAGGATCAAGGCTCAAGATCTCCATCTCCATATCAACAGCgttacagaggaagagagaaaatgattcAAGTTCATTTATCTAGTTCAACTGATGCATCAGTTCAAAGCCTGAAACAATGTGTACACACAGTGGAAGCTGATGTCCACATTAATGCATCCTCAAAGGAATCTGTTCCAGCAACTGGACAAGATTATGAACCTGATGTTAGAAGTGCAATTGGGGCATCAGTTAGGAAGCTCAGCAGAGTATCTCAGGAGCCAGGGttcaaggaagaggatgtaAAGGACTTTCAGACGTATGGACCAGTACCTCTAGAAGATCGCAAAGATAGTATGGTCAATTACCTAGCAAATTCAGTAGATTCCTCTAGAAGAGGAAGCAGACCTTCCAATACAGTGTTGGAGCTAATGCAAGATGGAAGACCAAGTTTGCCAAACATAAATGAGGAGAGTTATACTCCATTTACTCAAGAAAGAGTGTTGACTGTTATGAGTGGAAAGACTAGTAGTGCTGCAGTGTTTACTCTTCACAGTTTCAATTCTGAAGACACACCAATTGAAACAGAGGAATGGTGTCAGTTTATTGATAAATCATTGGCAGATGTACTTGATGGAAATTGTAGCATATTTCTTGAACAAACAGAATTGTCCatgtttgtttctcctttgAGAAATCAAACATGTTCACTGCCAGTTATAAATAAACTTACAACTTTGCTGTTGTTGCCCTTGACTATGGACGATatgaagaataataaggaaagtGTGATTAAGGTGTATCTTGAGTGTAAACTGGTACCAAATTTAGTGTATTGTTGCAAACTGATATCACGGGTAGAAAACTATAAGCTAAAAAGAACAGTTGAATTTGATAAAGATCAGATTGATACAATGGGAAATATTACTGCATTAATGTGCCATTTAGTGTATCTTGAAAAAGATTTTCTATTTCAGTTTTGTGACTGTGTTTGTGTATTAAATGCTTTTAATGTAATGAAAAAGATCCTAAGCCTAGATAATGTGCTTCCAAGTTTAGTTGCAGACATGCTGGCAATACTGAATCACATCTTGAGAAAAACACCTGAGAATCAAACAGTTGTGGGAAAGATCTTAGGTACTGACACCACAGTTCTCTTGCTGCTGGGTACTCTTATTACCCACCGAGTACCTGTTGTGCGGGCAAGGCTGTGCACCCTCATCGGATATTTGGCCAAGTGCTGCCCTCAGGTGGCAAAGCTGTTTGAAGGTCAGCACAAACTTATATGTGATTTAATCAATTTGGAAAGTGATCTTGTTCCTCAAGTGAGAAAAGCTGCTTCTTTTGCAGTATCATGTTTACAGTCATTCACAGAACTAATACCTGATGATTCATGCTCTTGA